In one Leptospiraceae bacterium genomic region, the following are encoded:
- a CDS encoding DUF3137 domain-containing protein has translation MKRPKKLTTLAGGFFLASLPANVIEKLDIKGKFPFEKIGSFLFHKVYGHLTGGFFVIFFHLFFAIFMVLFYLFHWYTINYILLSVYAMYILYNIFTYYIYVPKDFKKVEVGNPFLEKKFSIYSTDTVEAKKIFTPELQKALIFLQEKTVTATSVHIRKEKVYIFIPSGVNLFEPKLFSGNNSLEVIQEIYELWQGLHDVIVALNSGNQKYHSILLK, from the coding sequence TTGAAGAGACCGAAGAAATTAACTACTCTAGCGGGAGGTTTTTTTCTGGCGAGTCTACCGGCTAACGTTATTGAAAAATTGGACATTAAAGGGAAATTCCCATTTGAAAAGATAGGATCTTTTTTGTTTCACAAAGTATATGGTCATCTTACTGGTGGATTCTTTGTTATCTTCTTTCATTTGTTCTTTGCGATTTTTATGGTTCTATTTTATTTATTCCACTGGTATACAATAAATTATATTCTATTATCTGTCTATGCAATGTATATACTGTATAATATTTTCACATACTATATCTATGTTCCTAAAGATTTTAAAAAAGTAGAAGTAGGCAATCCTTTTTTAGAAAAGAAATTTTCCATCTATAGCACGGATACTGTTGAAGCCAAAAAAATATTCACTCCTGAATTACAAAAGGCACTCATCTTTCTCCAAGAAAAAACGGTAACCGCCACAAGTGTTCATATCCGAAAGGAGAAGGTGTATATCTTTATTCCAAGTGGTGTCAATCTCTTTGAGCCTAAATTATTTAGCGGGAATAATAGCCTCGAAGTGATTCAAGAAATATACGAGTTATGGCAAGGCTTACACGATGTAATCGTAGCATTAAATTCTGGTAATCAGAAATATCATTCGATATTGTTGAAATGA